Proteins encoded in a region of the Isosphaeraceae bacterium EP7 genome:
- a CDS encoding ThuA domain-containing protein, with amino-acid sequence MQITRRQALLAAASAALGAGVTRRSVAAPATKKVLFFTKSSGFQHSVIARKGDELSHAEKILVEIGKAAGFEVVPSKDGRMFDPDKIGQFDAFVFVTTGDLTTPGTDKQPPMSPEGEQAFYAAVKSGKGFVGMHCASDTFGHHRHRGADDPFIQLIGGEFSGHGAQQKATILVSDPAFPGATAFGDKSFQIEDEWYAQKHLANDLHVILTQQTEGMKGNDYQRPNFPQTWARKHGQGRVFYTSMGHREDVWDRKEYQDLIIQGLKWATGQVEANIEPNISTVTPEYDKVAGKGIFTPVEKVLKRAVK; translated from the coding sequence ATGCAGATCACCCGTCGACAGGCCCTGCTGGCGGCCGCTTCCGCCGCTCTGGGCGCCGGGGTTACCCGCAGGTCGGTCGCCGCGCCGGCGACCAAGAAGGTCCTCTTCTTCACCAAGAGCTCGGGCTTCCAGCACTCGGTCATCGCCCGCAAGGGTGACGAACTGTCCCACGCCGAGAAGATCCTGGTCGAGATCGGCAAGGCTGCGGGCTTCGAGGTCGTCCCCAGCAAGGACGGCCGGATGTTCGACCCCGACAAGATCGGCCAGTTCGACGCCTTCGTCTTCGTCACGACCGGCGACCTGACCACGCCCGGCACCGACAAACAGCCGCCGATGAGCCCCGAGGGCGAGCAGGCCTTCTACGCCGCGGTCAAGTCGGGCAAGGGCTTCGTCGGCATGCATTGCGCCAGCGACACCTTCGGCCACCACCGTCACCGAGGGGCCGATGATCCGTTCATCCAGCTCATCGGCGGCGAGTTCTCCGGCCACGGCGCCCAGCAGAAGGCCACCATCCTCGTGAGCGACCCGGCCTTCCCGGGCGCCACGGCGTTCGGCGACAAGTCGTTCCAGATCGAGGACGAGTGGTACGCCCAGAAGCACCTCGCCAACGACTTGCACGTCATCCTCACCCAGCAGACCGAGGGGATGAAGGGCAATGACTACCAGCGCCCCAACTTCCCCCAGACCTGGGCCCGCAAGCACGGCCAGGGGCGCGTCTTCTACACCTCGATGGGCCACCGCGAGGACGTCTGGGACCGCAAGGAATATCAGGACCTGATCATCCAGGGCCTGAAGTGGGCCACCGGACAGGTTGAGGCCAACATCGAGCCCAACATCTCGACCGTCACTCCTGAATACGACAAGGTCGCAGGCAAGGGAATCTTCACCCCTGTGGAGAAGGTGTTGAAGAGGGCCGTCAAGTAA
- a CDS encoding D-aminoacylase yields the protein MARRPLIWWLGALLLLSPFGTRGDEPRPAPSPVRADVVLKGGLVVDGTGAPGKRADVAILGERIVAVGSFKVVPGAKVIDASRWVVAPGFIDLHTHSDTAILQPKTRPNLNYQAQGVTTIVTGNCGSGPIDVGGFLKEVDKQGAGTNVIHLIPHGSLRQSVLGNAQVKATPEALATMASKVDQAMRQGAWGMSTGLIYVPGMYADTAELVSLAKVVGKRGGIYASHMRDEGTALLDSIDETLTIGREAKLPVHISHLKASGKAAWGLAGKALERIEAARAKGQRVTADQYPYIASSTRLAAMVVPHWARQGNADEFRRIADDPVRGAKLRAEISKELEQRSGGASVRIARYARAPGRVGKNLVEIAAAEQTTPLEVVLDIERNGGAQAISFGMDEAEVRQIMTHDYVATASDGGADVPGGPDKPHPRVYGTFPRKIRYALDDKVITLEQAVRSSSGLPAEILHLRDRGVIREGAYADLVVFDPKTFRDAATFDDSTRYAPGVAYLFVNGVAAIAEGKPRRVLPGRALRLTTDGPSS from the coding sequence GTGGCTCGACGTCCGTTGATCTGGTGGCTCGGTGCGTTGCTGCTTCTGTCCCCCTTCGGTACGCGAGGAGACGAGCCCAGGCCCGCTCCCTCCCCCGTCCGTGCCGACGTGGTCTTGAAGGGGGGCCTCGTCGTCGACGGAACCGGGGCACCCGGCAAGAGAGCCGATGTCGCGATCCTCGGCGAGCGCATCGTCGCGGTCGGATCGTTCAAGGTCGTGCCCGGTGCGAAGGTGATCGACGCGTCGCGCTGGGTGGTGGCGCCGGGGTTCATCGACCTGCACACCCACTCCGACACGGCGATCCTCCAGCCCAAGACCCGGCCCAACCTGAATTATCAGGCCCAGGGGGTCACCACGATCGTCACCGGCAACTGCGGCAGCGGGCCCATCGACGTTGGGGGCTTCCTCAAGGAGGTCGACAAGCAAGGGGCCGGAACCAACGTCATCCACCTGATCCCGCATGGCTCCCTCCGCCAGTCGGTGCTGGGTAACGCCCAGGTGAAGGCGACCCCCGAGGCGCTGGCAACCATGGCCTCGAAAGTGGACCAGGCGATGCGTCAGGGGGCCTGGGGCATGTCCACCGGCCTGATCTATGTGCCCGGCATGTACGCCGATACGGCCGAATTGGTCTCGCTGGCGAAGGTGGTCGGCAAACGCGGCGGGATCTATGCCAGCCACATGCGAGATGAGGGGACGGCCCTGCTCGACTCGATCGACGAGACCCTGACGATCGGCCGCGAAGCCAAACTGCCCGTGCACATCTCGCACCTGAAGGCATCGGGCAAGGCGGCCTGGGGCCTGGCCGGCAAGGCGTTGGAGCGGATCGAGGCGGCCCGCGCCAAGGGTCAGCGCGTCACGGCCGACCAGTACCCCTACATCGCCTCAAGCACGCGACTCGCCGCGATGGTCGTGCCGCATTGGGCCCGCCAGGGCAACGCCGATGAGTTCAGACGCATTGCCGACGACCCCGTCCGAGGAGCCAAGCTCAGAGCCGAGATTTCCAAGGAGCTGGAACAGCGCTCGGGCGGTGCCTCGGTCCGGATCGCCCGCTACGCCAGGGCTCCGGGCCGGGTCGGCAAGAATCTCGTGGAGATTGCCGCCGCGGAACAGACGACACCGCTGGAGGTCGTCCTCGACATCGAGCGGAACGGAGGGGCCCAGGCGATCAGCTTCGGGATGGACGAGGCGGAAGTTCGCCAGATCATGACGCATGACTACGTGGCCACGGCCTCCGACGGCGGGGCCGATGTCCCCGGTGGCCCGGACAAGCCCCATCCCCGCGTTTATGGCACCTTCCCGCGCAAGATTCGCTACGCCCTCGACGACAAGGTCATCACCCTGGAACAGGCCGTCCGATCATCCTCGGGCCTTCCCGCCGAGATCCTCCACCTGCGCGACCGGGGCGTCATCCGCGAGGGTGCCTATGCCGACCTGGTGGTCTTCGACCCGAAGACGTTCCGCGACGCGGCCACCTTCGACGACTCCACCCGGTACGCCCCCGGTGTGGCCTACCTCTTCGTCAACGGGGTCGCCGCGATCGCCGAAGGGAAGCCGCGTCGAGTCCTGCCGGGCCGGGCCCTTCGCCTGACCACGGACGGCCCGTCGAGCTGA